In a single window of the Helicoverpa zea isolate HzStark_Cry1AcR chromosome 9, ilHelZeax1.1, whole genome shotgun sequence genome:
- the LOC124633086 gene encoding uncharacterized protein LOC124633086, producing the protein MDNAPYHSVVLNKAPTSISKVAEIKLWLLENNITFEDSLRKPQLLMLVKQHKPEPIYEIDHILGDHGHTVVRLPPYHCDLNPIELIWGIAKHKIASVNVGSSDIKVAAEQAFSDITAEDWKNSCKHVMKIEKEYYDRGAIMYEQMEQLVINLRDDSSSDSELEYSSDSEGAGSSSQNVSFSGIEYLDESVFDSSD; encoded by the exons ATGGACAATGCTCCATACCATTCGGTTGTCTTGAACAAGGCACCAACTAGTATTTCAAAGGTTGCTGAGATAAAGTTATGGTTATTGGAAAACAATATAACTTTTGAGGACTCTCTCCGTAAACCTCAATTATTAATGCTTGTGAAGCAGCATAAACCAGAGCCTATTTATGAAATTGACCATATTTTAGGAGATCATGGTCACACTGTGGTACGCCTTCCACCTTATCACTGTGACCTGAATCCTATAGAGTTGATATGGGGAATTGCAAAGCATAAAATTGCTTCGGTCAATGTTGGATCCAGTGATATAAAG gtGGCTGCTGAACAAGCATTTTCAGACATTACTGCCGAAGACTGGAAGAACTCATGCAAGCATgtaatgaaaatagaaaaagaatATTATGACAGAGGTGCCATTATGTACGAACAGATGGAACAACTAGTCATAAATCTAAGAGATGACAGTAGTAGTGATTCAGAATTAGAATATTCCAGCGATTCTGAAGGTGCAGGAAGCTCAAGCCAAAATGTGAGCTTTTCTGGCATTGAATATTTAGATGAAAGTGTTTTTGATTCATCTGATTGA
- the LOC124633396 gene encoding raffinose invertase-like — MEVFILAVWLCVATAELAQDLAHIEDFIQQKRYLLKKKYRPMYHISAPVGWLNDPNGFIFFKRQYHIFYQYHPYNGAWGPIHWGHVISDNLVDWAFYPPALVPKDHYDKHGCLSGSAVIHNSYLTLFYSGHVLSNNKTYQTQNVAISADGIIFQKYLYNPIIREGPFGNTDFRNPKVWRFRNSWYMLIGSSRVQEAYLLLYTSPDLFNWKLNGTIAKSYGDMGYMWESPDFFEIDGFNVLILSVQGIQGDGHRFRNLYQTGYVIGSFNYLNGQFEDLEISTATFNELDYGHDFYAAKTMQSLDGRRLLVAWLGMWESEFEESNDGWASMLTLVRELRLTYQGKLLMVPVREIIELRAEVLEDAWYSPGEAFYAGSRAFEMLVNSSTVMYDAAIILEWSGERQYTISFSAERGFVSVDRGGVDGVRRADWMPLTHIHWRIFVDYSSIEVFCGLGEVVFSSRIYPRKSMRVRIAGDTQLHVTQYRLRRSVGYDNKLRKQLKNHVINRYH; from the coding sequence ATGGAAGTGTTCATACTCGCAGTGTGGCTCTGCGTGGCCACGGCTGAGCTCGCGCAGGACTTAGCACACATAGAGGACTTCATACAGCAGAAGAGATATCTCCTCAAGAAGAAGTACCGACCCATGTACCACATCTCTGCGCCAGTAGGCTGGCTCAACGATCCCAACGGATTCATATTCTTCAAGCGGCAGTACCACATATTCTACCAGTACCATCCATACAACGGCGCGTGGGGCCCGATCCACTGGGGCCACGTTATCAGTGACAACCTCGTCGACTGGGCGTTCTACCCGCCCGCGCTGGTGCCCAAGGACCACTACGACAAACACGGCTGTCTCTCTGGATCAGCAGTCATACACAACAGTTATTTAACACTATTCTACTCGGGACATGTGCTTTCCAACAACAAGACCTATCAAACTCAAAATGTCGCTATCAGTGCGGATGGTATCATCTTCCAGAAGTATTTGTACAACCCCATAATACGAGAAGGCCCGTTTGGCAACACGGACTTTAGAAATCCTAAAGTATGGCGGTTTAGAAACTCGTGGTACATGCTGATTGGAAGTTCAAGAGTGCAAGAAGCATATCTACTATTATACACATCACCTGACTTATTCAATTGGAAATTGAATGGCACAATAGCAAAGTCATACGGAGACATGGGGTACATGTGGGAGAGCccagatttttttgaaatagaTGGATTCAATGTACTTATTTTGTCGGTTCAAGGCATACAAGGCGATGGTCATCGCTTTAGAAATCTATATCAGACTGGGTATGTTATTGGGTCTTTCAACTATCTGAATGGACAGTTTGAAGACTTGGAAATTTCGACGGCAACTTTCAATGAACTGGATTACGGTCACGATTTCTATGCAGCTAAAACTATGCAATCCCTCGATGGACGAAGACTATTAGTCGCCTGGTTGGGTATGTGGGAGAGTGAATTCGAAGAATCAAATGACGGCTGGGCAAGTATGCTGACGCTAGTGAGAGAACTGAGGCTTACGTATCAGGGCAAGCTGTTGATGGTGCCGGTGAGAGAAATTATTGAGCTGCGTGCAGAAGTGCTCGAGGACGCATGGTACAGTCCAGGGGAGGCGTTCTACGCGGGGTCCAGGGCGTTCGAGATGCTTGTCAACTCTAGCACAGTGATGTATGATGCCGCGATAATCCTGGAGTGGAGTGGGGAGCGCCAGTATACCATCTCGTTCTCTGCAGAGCGTGGGTTCGTGAGCGTGGATCGTGGAGGGGTAGACGGCGTTAGACGAGCCGATTGGATGCCCCTCACCCACATTCACTGGCGCATTTTCGTCGACTACAGCTCCATAGAAGTCTTCTGTGGCTTAGGCGAGGTAGTTTTCTCCAGTCGAATATACCCACGGAAATCTATGCGCGTAAGGATCGCAGGTGACACGCAATTGCACGTGACGCAATACCGACTCAGGCGCAGCGTTGGTTATGACAACAAACTACGTAAGCAATTGAAGAATCACGTCATCAACCGATATCATTAA